In one Siniperca chuatsi isolate FFG_IHB_CAS linkage group LG14, ASM2008510v1, whole genome shotgun sequence genomic region, the following are encoded:
- the LOC122887776 gene encoding odorant receptor 131-2-like, with protein sequence MFYTNQSQTNITDGLQYQGLLGLVLFSIVTTVPCCVFLCINGTLLFTLRSKPVFHETSRYILLYNLLFADTVQLALSQLLYLLSACRIMLTYPVCGALILLSSLTHKISPLTLVVMCFERYVAVCYPLRHATIVTVRNTGVAIIVVWAFSLLNVLTRVILLLNFSFEELQSPQMTDFCGKNNMLLDAMSDLYDKVSTYFMFVSSGMVIASSYVGVMIAARSASTDKASARKARNTLLLHLVQLGLSLSSTIHNPLLLSISKKLDRVIIVHIQIVIYVCVIILPKCLSALIYGLRDQTIRPVLMYNLCCQRRCSSLF encoded by the coding sequence ATGTTCTACACAAATCAATCGCAGACGAACATCACTGATGGACTGCAGTATCAGGGATTACTGGGATTAGTGTTGTTTTCCATTGTAACTACAGTGCcatgctgtgtgtttctctgcattAATGGGACCCTGTTATTCACCTTAAGGAGTAAACCAGTGTTTCATGAGACCTCCCGTTATATTCTTCTGTATAACCTCCTTTTTGCAGACACTGTACAGTTGGCACTGAGCCAGCTACTGTACCTACTATCTGCTTGTAGAATAATGCTGACGTATCCTGTGTGCGGTGCTCTAATCCTCCTCAGcagtctcacacacaaaatctCCCCTCTCACACTGGTGGTGATGTGTTTTGAGAGATATGTCGCTGTGTGCTACCCACTGAGGCACGCTACCATCGTCACTGTCAGAAACACAGGGGTGGCCATCATTGTGGTTTGGGCCTTCAGTTTACTAAATGTCCTCACTCGAgttattttgctgttaaatttttcatttgaagaaTTGCAGAGCCCGCAGATGACAGACTTTTGTGGCAAAAATAATATGTTGCTTGATGCAATGTCTGATCTTTATGACAAAGTGTCtacttattttatgtttgtatcATCTGGCATGGTAATCGCTTCTTCCTATGTTGGTGTGATGATAGCAGCCAGATCGGCCTCCACAGACAAAGCTTCAGCCCGTAAGGCTCGTAACACACTGTTGCTGCATCTGGTGCAGCTGGGCCTCAGTCTCTCCTCAACTATACATAATCCCTTGCTTTTGTCTATCTCCAAAAAACTAGACAGGGTCATAATTGTGCACATCCAGattgttatttatgtttgtgttatcATCCTTCCCAAATGTCTGAGTGCTCTCATCTATGGTCTCAGAGATCAGACCATCAGACCTGTCCTTATGTACAACCTTTGTTGTCAGAGGAGATGCTCATCTTTGTTCTAA